One part of the Anopheles merus strain MAF chromosome 3L, AmerM5.1, whole genome shotgun sequence genome encodes these proteins:
- the LOC121599814 gene encoding methanethiol oxidase, translating into MSESKCKCGPGYATPLDAVRNGPVEKLLYVVCVQPNLDEEHGDYLATVDVDPASPTYCQVIHRTYTNSKHNELHHSGWNTCSSCHFVPGGKEVPTRDRLVLPCLNSDRIFVIDTGTDPRAPKLAKVIEGDVLKGADCTAPHTTHCLPNGNIMISVMGDADGNAKGDFVEFDKNFELVGTWSRGDRKALCGYDYWYQPHFNVMVASEWGAPKLFRRGYHPTDCDDRTQYGCRLNFYRWQERELFQTIDLGDDGLTPLEIRFLHNPRENQGYVGCAFYANVYRFYQKPGSDEYTAEKVIDVPVKKVQGENGEIEMMGGMMTDILISLDDRYLYFSNWRHGDVRQYDISDRANPRLTGQVFLGGAIQRDAPRRVLNDPELKEAPAPVFLKGRRLLGGPQMLQLSLDGRRLYVSSSLFSPWDKQFYPEMVAAGGTIVQLDIDVENGGMRLNENFLVDFGGEPYGPGLPHEMRYPGGDCTSDIWLVNE; encoded by the exons atGAGTGAATCAA AGTGCAAATGTGGTCCGGGTTATGCAACACCGCTGGACGCGGTTCGGAATGGTCCAGTGGAGAAGCTGCTGTACGTTGTATGCGTACAGCCGAACCTGGACGAGGAGCATGGTGACTATCTCGCTACGGTGGACGTTGATCCCGCCAGTCCAACGTACTGTCAG GTTATCCACCGTACGTACACTAATAGCAAGCACAATGAGCTACACCACAGCGGCTGGAACACCTGCTCCAGCTGTCACTTTGTCCCAGGCGGCAAGGAAGTGCCTACGCGCGATCGGCTCGTACTGCCCTGCCTGAACTCGGACCGCATCTTCGTGATCGATACCGGGACCGATCCTCGCGCACCCAAGCTCGCCAAAGTGATCGAGGGCGACGTGCTGAAGGGTGCGGACTGTACCGCACCGCACACCACGCACTGTCTGCCGAACGGCAACATCATGATCTCGGTCATGGGCGATGCGGACGGCAATGCGAAGGGTGACTTTGTCGAGTTCGACAAAAACTTTGAGCTGGTCGGCACCTGGTCCCGGGGTGATCGGAAAGCACTCTGCGGGTACGATTACTGGTATCAGCCGCACTTTAACGTGATGGTCGCGTCGGAGTGGGGCGCCCCGAAGCTGTTCCGCCGCGGCTACCACCCGACGGACTGTGACGATCGGACGCAGTACGGCTGCCGGCTGAACTTTTACCGCTGGCAGGAGCGCGAACTGTTCCAAACGATCGACCTCGGGGACGATGGGCTAACGCCGCTCGAGATACGCTTCCTGCACAATCCGCGCGAAAACCAGGGCTACGTTGGGTGCGCGTTCTATGCGAACGTGTACCGCTTCTACCAGAAGCCCGGCTCGGACGAGTACACCGCCGAGAAGGTGATCGATGTGCCGGTGAAGAAGGTGCAGGGCGAGAACGGCGAGATCGAAATGATGGGCGGCATGATGACGGACATACTGATCTCGCTGGACGATCGCTACCTGTACTTTAGCAACTGGCGGCACGGTGACGTGCGGCAGTACGACATCAGCGATCGGGCCAATCCACGCCTTACCGGGCAGGTGTTTCTGGGCGGTGCGATCCAGCGCGACGCGCCGAGACGCGTCCTCAACGATCCGGAGCTGAAGGAAGCACCGGCACCGGTGTTCTTGAAGGGGCGCCGCCTGCTCGGTGGACCGCAGATGCTACAGCTATCGCTCGACGGCCGCCGACTGTACGTGTCTTCGAGCCTGTTCTCGCCGTGGGACAAGCAGTTCTATCCGGAGATGGTGGCGGCCGGCGGTACGATCGTGCAGCTGGACATCGACGTCGAGAACGGTGGCATGAGGCTGAACGAGAATTTCCTGGTGGACTTTGGCGGCGAACCGTACGGTCCCGGGTTGCCACACGAGATGCG GTACCCCGGGGGCGATTGTACATCGGACATCTGGCTAGTTAATGAGTGA
- the LOC121599703 gene encoding septin-2, which produces MAAADVAVMKNDLTRTLKQSGHVGFDSLPDQLVSKSVQNGFVFNIMCIGETGLGKSTLMDSLFNTNFESQPSPHTLPCVKLKAHTYELQESMVRLKLTICDTVGYGDQINKDDSFKSVVDYIDQQFEAYLQEELKIKRSLSTYHDSRTHICLYFICPTGHGLKSLDLVCMKMLDSKVNIIPIIAKADTISKTELAKFKAKINEELRANGVQIYQFPTDDESVAEVNTTMNSHIPFAVVGSTDFVRVGNKTVRARQYPWGTVQVENEAHCDFVKLREMLIRTNMEDMREKTHTRHYELYRQKRLEEMGFTDVDSDNKPVSFQQTFEAKRSNHLAELQAKEDEVRQMFVVRVKEKEAELKESEKELHAKFDKLKKDHAEEKRKLEESRKKLEEEFVEFNRRKSQMTAHHTLTLGKSKKK; this is translated from the exons ATGGCGGCCGCGGACGTTGCAGTGATGAAG AACGATCTTACTCGTACACTGAAGCAATCGGGACACGTCGGATTCGACAGCCTGCCCGACCAGCTGGTCAGCAAGAGCGTCCAGAATGGGTTCGTGTTTAACATCATGTGCATCGGCGAGACGGGCCTGGGCAAATCGACGCTGATGGACTCGCTGTTCAACACGAATTTTGAATCGCAACCCAGTCCTCACACGCTCCCCTGTGTAAAGCTGAAGGCCCACACGTACGAGCTGCAGGAGAGCATGGTTCGGCTGAAG CTGACGATCTGCGACACGGTTGGTTACGGCGACCAGATCAATAAGGACGATTCCTTCAAGTCGGTAGTCGACTATATTGATCAGCAGTTCGAGGCGTACCTGCAGGAGGAGCTCAAGATCAAGCGCTCCCTGTCGACGTACCACGACAGCCGCACGCACATCTGTCTGTACTTCATCTGCCCGACCGGCCATGGGCTGAAGTCGCTCGATCTGGTCTGCATGAAGATGCTCGACTCGAAGGTGAACATAATACCGATCATCGCCAAGGCGGACACGATCTCGAAGACGGAGCTGGCCAAGTTTAAGGCGAAGATTAACGAGGAGTTGCGCGCGAACGGCGTCCAGATCTACCAGTTCCCGACCGACGACGAATCGGTGGCGGAGGTGAACACCACCATGAACTCGCACATCCCGTTTGCCGTCGTGGGCAGTACGGACTTTGTGCGCGTCGGCAACAAGACGGTGCGGGCCCGCCAGTACCCATGGGGTACGGTGCAGGTGGAGAACGAGGCGCACTGCGACTTTGTGAAGCTGCGCGAAATGCTTATCCGCACCAACATGGAGGATATGCGCGAGAAGACGCACACGCGCCACTACGAGCTGTACCGGCAGAAGCGGTTGGAGGAGATGGGCTTCACCGATGTGGACAGCGATAACAAGCCGGTCTCGTTCCAGCAAACGTTCGAGGCGAAGCGTAGCAACCATTTGGCCGAGCTGCAGGCGAAGGAGGACGAGGTGCGTCAGATGTTTGTGGTGCGCGTCAAGGAGAAGGAGGCGGAGTTGAAGGAGAGCGAAAAGGAG CTCCATGCCAAATTCGACAAGCTGAAGAAGGACCATGCCGAGGAGAAGCGCAAGCTGGAGGAGTCGCGCAAAAAGCTCGAGGAAGAGTTCGTCGAGTTTAACCGGCGCAAGTCGCAGATGACGGCACACCACACGCTGACGCTGGGCAAgagcaaaaagaaatga
- the LOC121600309 gene encoding trafficking protein particle complex subunit 12-like isoform X1 produces MASGGVEPNISKYFANDPPSCFDSLTAGEEGLSQGAVAEAYLSYDYLASSSMDLQSQPNIPDGVRDLWQPPRRTAPGGLPPANLTMPGVSVATDLTDPVQDAVGLLVDASEAQQRKLLLPDNVTQDERGLRELIENGCFRSAVNLTARLLTIKQQGFGHAGHPVKHSPNSLQLWFTRLALLVKLGQYEIARVEAEPFGALSNPDVFYEFYHPDMHADRKGSMAPFSFRLLLAELPVYLGAPRVALDRLTDLLAVVHQIRCYFERTAGLPNGAVPHAQEAFGFWTARETRVLHSIVNCALAVKDFGLVEQLMERLAGAAANPQKRILLSAWGRMRLQCGDMAGAEKKFAEARRLKEEKASEVPDLIDRGLLAVAQNDFQSAFELFQKASAAAPSNTMLYNNMGVCLLYSGKLKEAIKLYEGAIERNTKACLNESLLVNLSTLYELESNHAKEKKIKLLKLVNRHRADLTVGLDVCLKLQTTV; encoded by the exons ATGGCGAGCGGTGGTGTGGAACCGAATATAAGCAAATATTTCGCCAATGATCCACCGAGCTGTTTCGATAGTTTGACCGCCGGCGAAG AAGGTCTCTCGCAGGGAGCAGTGGCGGAAGCGTACCTGTCCTACGACTACCTCGCCAGCAGCTCGATGGACCTGCAATCCCAACCCAACATTCCGGACGGCGTGCGCGATCTGTGGCAGCCGCCCAGACGGACGGCACCGGGTGGCCTGCCACCCGCCAACCTAACCATGCCCGGCGTAAGCGTGGCGACCGATCTGACCGATCCGGTGCAGGACGCGGTCGGGTTGCTGGTCGACGCGAGCGAGGCGCAGCAGCGCAAGCTGCTCCTCCCGGACAACGTAACGCAGGACGAGCGGGGATTGCGCGAGCTGATAGAGAACGGGTGCTTCCGGTCGGCGGTGAACCTGACCGCCCGGTTGCTCACGATCAAGCAGCAGGGGTTCGGGCACGCCGGGCATCCGGTGAAGCACAGTCCCAACTCGCTGCAGCTCTGGTTCACCCGGCTGGCGCTGCTGGTAAAGCTCGGCCAGTACGAGATAGCGCGCGTGGAGGCGGAACCGTTCGGTGCACTCAGCAATCCGGACGTGTTTTACGAGTTCTACCATCCGGACATGCACGCGGACAGGAAGGGCTCGATGGCACCGTTCTCCTTCCGGCTGCTGCTTGCCGAGCTGCCCGTCTATCTCGGTGCGCCACGTGTCGCGCTCGATCGGCTGACCGATCTGTTGGCGGTGGTGCATCAAATCCGCTGCTACTTCGAGCGAACTGCCGGCCTGCCGAACGGTGCCGTGCCCCATGCGCAGGAAGCGTTCGGCTTTTGGACCGCGCGCGAAACGCGCGTCCTGCATTCCATCGTGAACTGTGCGCTGGCGGTGAAAGATTTCGGGCTGGTCGAGCAGCTCATGGAACGGCTGGCCGGGGCAGCGGCCAACCCGCAGAAGCGCATACTCCTGTCTGCCTGGGGCCGGATGCGGCTGCAGTGTGGCGATATGGCGGGTGCGGAGAAAAAGTTTGCCGAAGCTCGAAGGCTCAAAGAGGA GAAAGCCTCCGAGGTGCCGGATCTGATCGACCGGGGGCTGCTGGCCGTCGCCCAGAACGATTTCCAGAGCGCATTTGAGCTGTTCCAGAAGGCGTCGGCGGCCGCGCCCTCCAACACGATGCTGTACAACAACATGGGCGTGTGTTTGCTGTACTCGGGCAAGCTGAAGGAGGCGATCAAGCTGTACGAGGGCGCAATCGAGCGTAACACCAAGGCTTGTCTGAACGAGTCGCTGCTCGTGAACCTGTCCACGCTGTACGAGCTGGAGTCGAACCATgcgaaggagaagaagatTAAGCTGCTGAAGCTGGTCAATCGGCACCGGGCCGACCTTACGGTCGGGCTGGACGTTTGTCTCAAGCTGCAGACGACTGTGTAG
- the LOC121600309 gene encoding trafficking protein particle complex subunit 12-like isoform X2 — protein sequence MASGGVEPNISKYFANDPPSCFDSLTAGEGLSQGAVAEAYLSYDYLASSSMDLQSQPNIPDGVRDLWQPPRRTAPGGLPPANLTMPGVSVATDLTDPVQDAVGLLVDASEAQQRKLLLPDNVTQDERGLRELIENGCFRSAVNLTARLLTIKQQGFGHAGHPVKHSPNSLQLWFTRLALLVKLGQYEIARVEAEPFGALSNPDVFYEFYHPDMHADRKGSMAPFSFRLLLAELPVYLGAPRVALDRLTDLLAVVHQIRCYFERTAGLPNGAVPHAQEAFGFWTARETRVLHSIVNCALAVKDFGLVEQLMERLAGAAANPQKRILLSAWGRMRLQCGDMAGAEKKFAEARRLKEEKASEVPDLIDRGLLAVAQNDFQSAFELFQKASAAAPSNTMLYNNMGVCLLYSGKLKEAIKLYEGAIERNTKACLNESLLVNLSTLYELESNHAKEKKIKLLKLVNRHRADLTVGLDVCLKLQTTV from the exons ATGGCGAGCGGTGGTGTGGAACCGAATATAAGCAAATATTTCGCCAATGATCCACCGAGCTGTTTCGATAGTTTGACCGCCGGCGAAG GTCTCTCGCAGGGAGCAGTGGCGGAAGCGTACCTGTCCTACGACTACCTCGCCAGCAGCTCGATGGACCTGCAATCCCAACCCAACATTCCGGACGGCGTGCGCGATCTGTGGCAGCCGCCCAGACGGACGGCACCGGGTGGCCTGCCACCCGCCAACCTAACCATGCCCGGCGTAAGCGTGGCGACCGATCTGACCGATCCGGTGCAGGACGCGGTCGGGTTGCTGGTCGACGCGAGCGAGGCGCAGCAGCGCAAGCTGCTCCTCCCGGACAACGTAACGCAGGACGAGCGGGGATTGCGCGAGCTGATAGAGAACGGGTGCTTCCGGTCGGCGGTGAACCTGACCGCCCGGTTGCTCACGATCAAGCAGCAGGGGTTCGGGCACGCCGGGCATCCGGTGAAGCACAGTCCCAACTCGCTGCAGCTCTGGTTCACCCGGCTGGCGCTGCTGGTAAAGCTCGGCCAGTACGAGATAGCGCGCGTGGAGGCGGAACCGTTCGGTGCACTCAGCAATCCGGACGTGTTTTACGAGTTCTACCATCCGGACATGCACGCGGACAGGAAGGGCTCGATGGCACCGTTCTCCTTCCGGCTGCTGCTTGCCGAGCTGCCCGTCTATCTCGGTGCGCCACGTGTCGCGCTCGATCGGCTGACCGATCTGTTGGCGGTGGTGCATCAAATCCGCTGCTACTTCGAGCGAACTGCCGGCCTGCCGAACGGTGCCGTGCCCCATGCGCAGGAAGCGTTCGGCTTTTGGACCGCGCGCGAAACGCGCGTCCTGCATTCCATCGTGAACTGTGCGCTGGCGGTGAAAGATTTCGGGCTGGTCGAGCAGCTCATGGAACGGCTGGCCGGGGCAGCGGCCAACCCGCAGAAGCGCATACTCCTGTCTGCCTGGGGCCGGATGCGGCTGCAGTGTGGCGATATGGCGGGTGCGGAGAAAAAGTTTGCCGAAGCTCGAAGGCTCAAAGAGGA GAAAGCCTCCGAGGTGCCGGATCTGATCGACCGGGGGCTGCTGGCCGTCGCCCAGAACGATTTCCAGAGCGCATTTGAGCTGTTCCAGAAGGCGTCGGCGGCCGCGCCCTCCAACACGATGCTGTACAACAACATGGGCGTGTGTTTGCTGTACTCGGGCAAGCTGAAGGAGGCGATCAAGCTGTACGAGGGCGCAATCGAGCGTAACACCAAGGCTTGTCTGAACGAGTCGCTGCTCGTGAACCTGTCCACGCTGTACGAGCTGGAGTCGAACCATgcgaaggagaagaagatTAAGCTGCTGAAGCTGGTCAATCGGCACCGGGCCGACCTTACGGTCGGGCTGGACGTTTGTCTCAAGCTGCAGACGACTGTGTAG
- the LOC121599799 gene encoding ankyrin repeat and LEM domain-containing protein 2 homolog yields MEYYAIFIPNNTSNFAIKSFYNDKAEALAALKVHKDARMKSFPSSEEAVYFYLHGPADGGGSTGGGGGAAAAASLVPPGSPIPPAERKVPKSPFIAPSSQKLVAFRKLIEANNVEEVRATIQQNPRYLISSGDTPTILKEGPRYNALHITAIEGRGEICRLILQTIESATYIELLHGQRSASTDEVTAILLDLYLNTPDKCRNETPLHFAAKLGWVEVVRELIAFPQCQVKPNADGLYPRDIICSRARPANNTPEVRAAIDALLRENFFVPVIRAEDNTLPPVVGEPFSPTELPKLEGAGPRDKLGARREIKAYAGPMDHDKAQRFCKRWKTPPRLKVLGSAAAKVQSDGKLSELRQCSTPIKGGTARRLLFANRSFDGRLEEVTATGMDGEQVEEEEEEEEEEEQRNNNNHSLVEASLDESLVQPVEKLLPDDNGNHLRLSVPYTPNRLFFSYRTNHLANASFDTNGSYCDSEPDEGNFSYVCEETQTLYGKANVTESPSFKERSIRLADPAKGLETVGRMLAEKEQVGWKEHWSFLGTFCNMAEEAGLTLLDRYLAQRKQQLEGASRQPEPIVPPADTGEEVPAVQRGDAGDRSFSDELNMICESTEKMTLNMAGDGELHRTAVSNPYRCLLNSLHVFGTRLVNNVAKATAKPGDCTAAEMFQGEIRKVEKLLENYRNDGAFRVVDFSKVHSLFAYLIVANVAHNRTGEELASIWRPLVQTNGSLHDAAKCVGTFLEQYSSLAATITPLDFADQSGWSENEHIAPCGCRTGATTIHAGTGGAPGIMERMNKRREKRAIRTTPASEPAPAPVVVDFHTYRSGGGKEPLQLNGSKDEEELYYSCSDSENEQEEDAFFTPPSSPKALRKDRNGNNSSGHHETTDGLLNGAVHADEGALLNGSMDTSPVVEERQEQQQKASYTAFISETMPTKQDFDVWNVLKMVEIDPQAHPHVHAWKCAMVEYGS; encoded by the exons ATGGAGTACTACGCCATTTTCATACCAAACAACACATCCAACTTTG CCATCAAAAGCTTTTACAACGACAAGGCGGAGGCGCTTGCCGCCCTGAAGGTGCACAAAGATGCCCGGATGAAGTCGTTCCCGTCGAGCGAGGAGGCCGTCTACTTCTACCTGCACGGGCCCGCGGACGGCGGGGGGAGCACTGGAGGAGGcggtggagctgctgctgctgctagcctAG TGCCCCCCGGAAGCCCGATACCGCCGGCCGAACGGAAGGTACCGAAATCGCCCTTCATCGCACCGTCCAGCCAGAAGCTGGTCGCGTTTCGCAAGCTGATCGAAGCAAACAACGTCGAGGAGGTGCGGGCGACGATACAGCAAAACCCGCGCTACCTGATCAGCTCCGGCGACACACCGACTATCCTGAAGGAAGGTCCCCGCTACAACGCACTGCACATTACCGCGATCGAGGGACGGGGCGAAATCTGCCGCCTCATACTGCAGACGATCGAGAGTGCCACGTACATCGAGCTGCTGCACGGGCAGCGCTCCGcctcgaccgacgaggtcaccGCCATCCTGCTCGACCTGTACCTGAACACGCCGGACAAGTGCCGGAACGAGACGCCACTGCACTTCGCGGCCAAGCTCGGGTGGGTGGAGGTGGTGCGCGAGCTGATCGCGTTCCCCCAGTGCCAGGTGAAGCCGAACGCGGACGGGCTGTACCCGCGCGACATCATCTGCAGCCGGGCGCGGCCGGCCAACAACACGCCCGAGGTGCGGGCCGCGATCGATGCGCTGCTGAGGGAGAACTTCTTCGTGCCGGTGATACGGGCGGAGGACAACACGCTGCCACCGGTCGTGGGGGAACCGTTCTCGCCGACCGAGCTGCCCAAGCTGGAAGGGGCGGGGCCCAGGGACAAGCTGGGCGCCCGGCGGGAGATAAAAGCGTACGCCGGCCCGATGGATCACGACAAGGCGCAGCGGTTCTGCAAGCGGTGGAAGACACCGCCGAGGCTGAAGGTGTTGGGGAGCGCCGCGGCGAAGGTGCAGAGCGACGGGAAGCTGTCGGAGCTGCGGCAATGCTCGACGCCGATCAAGGGTGGCACCGCGCGCCGGCTGCTCTTTGCCAACCGCTCGTTCGATGGAAGGCTGGAAGAGGTAACGGCAACCGGAATGGATGGTGAgcaggtggaggaggaggaggaggaagaggaggaggaggagcagcgCAACAACAATAACCATAGCCTGGTGGAAGCGAGCCTGGACGAAAGTTTGGTGCAGCCGGTGGAGAAGCTCCTGCCGGACGATAACGGCAATCACCTGCGCCTGTCGGTCCCGTACACCCCGAACCGGCTGTTCTTCTCCTACCGCACCAACCACCTCGCCAACGCCAGCTTCGACACGAACGGCTCGTACTGCGACAGCGAGCCGGACGAGGGCAACTTTAGCTACGTGTGCGAGGAAACGCAAACCCTGTACGGGAAGGCGAACGTGACGGAGTCGCCCTCGTTCAAGGAGCGCTCGATACGGCTGGCCGATCCGGCCAAGGGTCTGGAAACGGTGGGCCGCATGCTGGCGGAAAAGGAGCAGGTCGGCTGGAAGGAGCACTGGAGCTTTCTGGGCACGTTCTGCAACATGGCGGAGGAGGCGGGCCTGACGCTGCTTGACCGCTATCTGGCGCAGCGCAAGCAGCAGCTGGAAGGCGCCAGCCGGCAGCCAGAGCCCATCGTCCCGCCCGCTGACACCGGGGAGGAAGTGCCGGCGGTGCAGCGAGGCGATGCGGGAGACCGTTCCTTCAGCGACGAGCTGAACATGATCTGCGAATCGACGGAAAAGATGACGCTCAATATGGCGGGCGATGGGGAGCTGCACCGGACCGCCGTCTCGAACCCGTACCGCTGTCTGCTCAACtcgctgcacgtgttcggCACCCGGCTGGTGAACAACGTGGCCAAAGCGACCGCCAAACCCGGCGACTGCACTGCCGCCGAAATGTTCCAGGGCGAGATACGCAAGGTGGAAAAGCTGCTGGAAAACTATCGCAACGATGGGGCCTTCCGAGTGGTCGACTTTTCCAAAGTGCACTCCCTGTTCGCCTACCTGATCGTGGCGAACGTCGCGCACAACCGTACGGGTGAGGAGCTGGCCAGCATATGGCGTCCACTGGTGCAAACGAACGGGTCGCTGCACGACGCAGCCAAATGTGTCGGCACGTTCTTGGAACAGTATTCTAGCCTTGCTGCAACAATAACGCCCCTCGACTTTGCCGACCAATCGGGATGGAGCGAGAACGAACACATCGCACCGTGCGGGTGTCGTACCGGTGCGACCACCATCCACGCCGGCACCGGCGGCGCTCCGGGCATAATGGAGCGAATGAACAAACGGCGCGAAAAGCGTGCGATTCGGACCACTCCGGCGTCGGAACCGGCACCAGCGCCGGTAGTGGTCGACTTTCACACGTACCGTAGCGGTGGCGGGAAGGAGCCGCTCCAGCTGAATGGGTCGAAGGACGAGGAAGAGCTGTACTACAGCTGCAGCGATTCCGAGAACGAGCAGGAAGAGGATGCGTTCTTTACGCCACCGTCAAGCCCGAAAGCGCTGCGCAAGGATCGCaacggcaacaacagcagcggcCACCACGAGACGACGGATGGTTTACTGAACGGGGCGGTACACGCCGACGAAGGAGCACTACTGAACGGATCGATGGATACGAGCCCGGTGGTGGAGGAGCGGCAGGAGCAACAGCAGAAGGCAAGCTATACCGCATTCATTTCCGAAACGATGCCAACCAAGCAGGACTTTGACGTGTGGAACGTGCTGAAAATGGTCGAGATCGATCCGCAGGCGCATCCGCACGTGCACGCCTGGAAGTGTGCGATGGTGGAGTACGGTTCCTAG
- the LOC121599941 gene encoding elongin-C: MEERTGTERIYGGCEGPDAMYVKLISSDGHEFIVKREHALTSGTIKAMLSGPGQFAENEANEVNFREIPSHVLEKVCMYFTYKVRYTNSSTEIPEFPIAPEIALELLMAANFLDC, from the exons ATGGAGGAGCGCACCGGAACCGAGCGGATCTATGGCGGATGCGAAGGACCGGACGCGATGTACGTGAAGCTGATCTCGTCCGACGGGCACGAGTTCATCGTGAAGCGCGAGCACGCCCTTACCTCCGGCACGATCAAGGCGATGCTTTCCGGCCCGGGCCAGTTTGCCGAGAATGAAGCGAACGAGGTCAACTTTAGAGAAATACC CTCACACGTGCTCGAGAAGGTCTGCATGTACTTCACGTACAAGGTGCGCTACACAAACAGCTCGACGGAAATACCCGAGTTCCCGATCGCACCGGAGATTGCGCTCGAGCTCCTGATGGCCGCCAACTTCCTCGACTGCTAG
- the LOC121600317 gene encoding mini-chromosome maintenance complex-binding protein-like, which translates to MMETVREIAAWTPEYLIANEPACLEQLSTDEALWSTIPLLNCTELAHLPDGCLVRFRGMLQDMQDPECYLERYAVRSKSDGTVVRQQNGKYRDLLVFNAATETVDTGCTDEGSTFGERRSLFVVTVPGQNPWAAGYEKEQEAAGVRPTGWKQGEQMPSTTAKRSHEDDTEMEVDGTTTTTTTTNTVPGECNGNKKRTASDGGDGTAPAASSNGTAVLSADYLLNSPIANRPGKACLVKLYSNYDDWALNTVLEVAGFLSVDPALDGTGDSTGMDEFVDDVTEHQATHPPPSLIPRLHAVSVRKLPHTNPLLLRGPPGSDACPDALAETTYKDLHNLLTQCLFGDGVAADYLLCHLVSSVYIRDEVECRGQFCLNLSNIPAEVLPGYTRSLYELLELLLPASHYLPMTLDNMNTLQFAPKKDYKTNKLTSGILQLAPHTHLVLDETRLEAGKLESGGVEAVKHVAHLIKAQRLKYDFQFYQLDFNTDVPVLVLSEGKSMLPNNCYLPIVPDLDAIKLIDETIKAGRHYAAPKLDGMRRFLTGARVRPFDMKTLDPTVVQDDFVRMRTENSAVTMDDLHALFVLARLLGLSRGRTALHRDDWERAKALEGERRNRMELFSKRKSEP; encoded by the exons ATGATGGAAACGGTGCGTGAAATCGCAGCATGGACGCCGGAGTACTTGATCGCGAACGAGCCAGCCTGCCTGGAGCAGCTGTCGACCGACGAGGCGCTCTGGTCCACGATACCCCTGCTCAACTGTACCGAGCTGGCCCACCTGCCGGACGGGTGCTTGGTGCGGTTCCGCGGCATGCTGCAGGACATGCAGGACCCGGAGTGCTACCTGGAGCGGTACGCCGTGCGCAGCAAGTCGGACGGTACGGTCGTGCGGCAGCAGAATGGCAAGTATCGCGACCTGCTGGTGTTTAACGCGGCGACCGAAACGGTCGACACGGGCTGCACCGACGAAGGCAGCACGTTCGGCGAGCGGCGGTCACTGTTCGTCGTTACCGTGCCGGGCCAGAACCCGTGGGCGGCAGGGTACGAGAAGGAGCAGGAGGCGGCTGGAGTACGCCCCACTGGCTGGAAGCAGGGTGAGCAAATGcccagcacgaccgccaaaCGCTCCCACGAGGACGACACGGAGATGGAGGTGGAtggaacgacgacgacgactactaCAACGAACACTGTACCGGGCGAGTGTAATGGAAACAAAAAGAGAACAGCAagcgatggtggtgatggtaccGCACCGGCCGCTTCTTCCAACGGGACGGCCGTACTGTCCGCCGACTATCTGCTCAACTCGCCCATCGCTAACCGCCCCGGCAAGGCGTGCCTGGTGAAGCTGTACAGCAACTACGACGACTGGGCGCTCAACACCGTCCTCGAGGTGGCCGGCTTCCTGTCCGTCGATCCGGCCCTGGACGGTACCGGGGACAGCACGGGCATGGACGAGTTCGTGGACGACGTGACGGAGCATCAGGCAACGCATCCACCGCCGTCGTTGATACCGCGCCTGCACGCCGTCAGTGTGCGGAAGCTGCCCCACACGAATCCGCTGCTACTGCGGGGACCGCCGGGCAGTGACGCCTGCCCGGATGCGCTCGCCGAAACGACGTACAAGGACCTGCACAACCTGCTCACCCAGTGCCTGTTCGGGGACGGCGTCGCGGCCGACTATCTGCTCTGCCATCTCGTCTCGTCCGTGTACATCCGGGACGAGGTAGAGTGTAGGGGACAGTTTTGCCTGAACCTCAGCAACATCCCGGCGGAAGTGCTGCCCGGCTACACGCGCTCGCTGTacgagctgctcgagctgctgCTTCCCGCCAGCCACTATCTGCCGATGACGCTCGACAACATGAACACGCTACAGTTTGCGCCCAA AAAAGACTACAAAACGAACAAGCTCACCAGCGGCATCTTGCAGCTGGCGCCCCACACCCATCTGGTGCTGGACGAGACGCGGCTGGAGGCGGGCAAACTGGAATCCGGTGGCGTCGAGGCGGTCAAGCACGTGGCGCACCTAATCAAGGCCCAGCGGCTCAAGTACGACTTTCAGTTCTATCAGCTCGATTTCAACACCGACGTACCGGTGCTGGTGCTAAGCGAGGGGAAAAGCATGCTGCCG AACAACTGCTACCTGCCGATCGTACCGGACCTGGACGCGATCAAGCTGATCGACGAAACGATCAAAGCCGGCCGGCACTACGCCGCCCCGAAGCTGGACGGTATGCGCCGCTTCCTCACCGGGGCCCGGGTGCGCCCGTTCGATATGAAAACGCTCGACCCGACCGTCGTGCAGGACGATTTCGTGCGGATGCGCACCGAGAACAGTGCGGTCACGATGGACGATCTGCACGCGCTGTTCGTGCTAGCGCGCCTGCTCGGCCTGAGCCGCGGGCGGACCGCGCTGCACCGGGACGACTGGGAGCGGGCGAAGGCGCTGGAGGGCGAGCGGCGCAACCGGATGGAGCTGTTTAGCAAGCGCAAAAGTGAACCGTGA